The following coding sequences are from one Clostridioides difficile ATCC 9689 = DSM 1296 window:
- a CDS encoding MATE family efflux transporter, with the protein MNKNIDFVNGNTKKCLLEMTVPMIIAMFLNMAYNLVDSLWIGNLLGEQAYAALTNSTPIILILTSIGMGATNGLAILLSQVIGAKNEQKKKNIIVTSFFVSIILSVFMTIVLEIFLEPILIVLNTPTEIFDMAKNYLSIYALGYVAVYLYLYFTAILRSFGNTMFQAVAMLVSTLLNAILDPIFINIIGFHGAAIATLISQIICLAFMCIYIYHKKLFNLSLSDFDTKEIMPFVKNAVPSVIQQSIPAISTTFLTAIVSTYSISAIAGYGVAGKLEMILFYPAMALNMVLTSIVGQCIGAQRIDRAKNYLKLALKYGIVVSSVLSAVVIFFSKQLAKLFVSNVAVTNVVSHYFLIVSIGYVLYTITSCYLGTLNGIGKPTKSMILMIFYYIIIRIPFAYLLSWLAENLNGVWIAILISHIVACIITILTSNQIIKRLYGKLYDRTKKARYKSIESNCCGKF; encoded by the coding sequence ATGAACAAAAATATTGATTTTGTAAACGGAAACACAAAAAAATGTTTACTTGAAATGACTGTTCCTATGATAATAGCTATGTTTTTAAATATGGCATATAATCTCGTAGACAGTCTTTGGATTGGAAATTTGTTAGGTGAGCAGGCATACGCAGCGTTAACAAACTCGACACCTATTATTTTAATCTTAACTTCAATTGGTATGGGAGCAACAAACGGGTTAGCCATTCTATTATCACAGGTAATTGGTGCGAAAAATGAGCAAAAGAAAAAGAATATTATAGTTACTTCTTTTTTTGTATCTATAATTCTTTCAGTGTTTATGACAATTGTGTTGGAGATTTTTTTAGAGCCTATTTTGATAGTTTTAAATACACCGACTGAAATTTTTGATATGGCAAAAAATTACTTATCTATATATGCTTTGGGATATGTAGCAGTTTATTTGTATTTATACTTTACAGCCATTTTAAGAAGTTTTGGCAATACTATGTTTCAAGCAGTTGCAATGCTTGTGTCTACTTTATTGAATGCTATTTTAGATCCTATTTTCATTAACATAATTGGATTTCACGGAGCGGCAATCGCAACCTTAATATCACAGATTATTTGTTTGGCGTTTATGTGCATTTATATTTATCATAAAAAATTATTTAACCTTTCACTATCTGATTTTGATACAAAAGAGATTATGCCGTTTGTAAAAAATGCTGTGCCGTCTGTCATTCAACAAAGTATTCCTGCTATTAGTACAACATTTTTAACTGCTATTGTTAGTACTTATAGTATTTCTGCTATTGCTGGCTACGGAGTTGCTGGAAAATTAGAAATGATATTATTTTATCCTGCTATGGCTCTTAATATGGTGTTGACTTCAATCGTAGGGCAATGTATTGGAGCACAACGTATCGACAGAGCAAAGAATTATCTGAAATTGGCGTTAAAATATGGTATTGTTGTTTCAAGTGTATTATCAGCAGTTGTTATTTTCTTCTCTAAACAGTTGGCAAAATTGTTTGTTTCCAACGTAGCTGTAACAAATGTTGTCAGCCATTATTTTTTAATTGTTAGTATCGGTTATGTTCTTTACACTATTACTAGTTGCTACTTAGGTACTTTAAATGGTATAGGAAAACCAACAAAAAGTATGATACTAATGATATTCTACTATATTATTATTCGTATTCCTTTTGCCTATCTATTATCTTGGCTGGCAGAAAATTTAAATGGTGTTTGGATAGCGATTTTAATCAGTCACATAGTCGCCTGCATTATAACTATTTTAACAAGTAATCAAATTATTAAGCGGTTATATGGAAAACTTTATGATAGGACTAAAAAAGCAAGATATAAAAGCATTGAAAGTAACTGCTGTGGAAAGTTTTAG
- a CDS encoding helix-turn-helix domain-containing protein, with translation MKKEYGYPTLKVICQASAGNETAIREILKFYDAYICKLCLRPFYHSESGKIIMQVDEELKGQIHTEMMKAILKFEIRVK, from the coding sequence ATGAAAAAAGAATATGGCTACCCTACATTAAAAGTAATATGTCAAGCGTCTGCTGGAAATGAAACTGCCATAAGAGAGATTTTGAAGTTTTATGACGCTTATATATGTAAATTATGCTTGCGTCCGTTTTACCACTCTGAAAGTGGTAAAATCATTATGCAGGTTGATGAAGAATTAAAAGGTCAAATCCATACAGAAATGATGAAAGCAATCTTGAAATTTGAAATCAGAGTAAAATAA
- a CDS encoding RNA polymerase sigma factor: MNPSSFEHIVRIQFNALMMTVIKCTVKNRNRQFARRSKREVLFCELSDTKNVECVTKDNYSCDYISFEVLNFTIQISNEKLAVALYKLSNKERDVILLRYFQSMSDQEIAELYHVSRSAIYRRRSNGLKKLKTVLKERN; encoded by the coding sequence ATGAACCCATCTTCTTTCGAGCATATCGTTAGAATACAGTTTAATGCTTTGATGATGACTGTTATTAAATGCACAGTAAAAAACAGAAACAGACAGTTTGCAAGACGTTCTAAGCGTGAAGTTTTATTCTGTGAATTATCAGATACGAAAAATGTTGAATGTGTAACTAAGGATAACTATTCTTGTGATTACATTTCGTTTGAAGTCTTGAATTTTACAATTCAAATATCAAATGAGAAACTTGCTGTTGCTTTATATAAGTTATCGAATAAAGAGCGTGATGTAATTCTATTACGCTATTTTCAAAGTATGAGCGACCAAGAAATAGCCGAATTATATCATGTATCACGTTCTGCTATTTATCGCAGAAGAAGTAACGGATTGAAGAAACTAAAAACAGTATTGAAAGAAAGGAATTGA
- a CDS encoding TetR/AcrR family transcriptional regulator, translating to MRISKEPEERKQEILETAIKLFSVNGFEKTSISDIAKEIGIAQGLCYRYFPSKDVLFQSAINEYSNILVANMTKNINIKKDSLKDILRKMILFAEQEDDTYYPVFHNNQNKNFHNLLTLNVCEKLFPIVSEIIERANYTNEIQVNDVEMYASFCIYGQLGIILNTDISIKEKSSRIKAFFRDLFRL from the coding sequence ATGCGTATTTCAAAAGAACCAGAGGAACGTAAACAAGAAATTTTAGAAACAGCCATTAAATTATTTAGTGTAAATGGGTTTGAAAAAACTTCAATATCAGACATAGCAAAAGAAATTGGAATAGCACAAGGATTATGTTATAGATATTTCCCATCAAAAGATGTACTTTTTCAGTCTGCTATCAATGAATATTCAAATATTTTAGTCGCCAATATGACAAAAAATATAAATATAAAAAAGGATAGTTTAAAAGATATTTTGCGGAAGATGATACTTTTTGCAGAACAAGAAGATGATACATATTATCCAGTTTTTCATAATAACCAAAATAAAAATTTCCATAATTTATTAACATTGAATGTATGTGAAAAACTTTTTCCTATTGTATCTGAAATTATTGAAAGAGCAAATTACACAAATGAAATACAAGTCAATGATGTTGAAATGTATGCCAGTTTTTGCATATATGGACAACTAGGAATTATTTTAAATACCGATATATCAATTAAAGAAAAGAGTTCACGGATAAAGGCATTTTTTAGGGACTTGTTTAGGCTTTAA
- a CDS encoding iron-containing alcohol dehydrogenase, with amino-acid sequence MNFNYNLPVNILFGRGRINDVGKEVSKYGKKVLIVTGKNSTKKTGLLDKTIDLLKDSKIEYEVFDRVEQNPLITTIYSGVEIIKSTGCDCVLGLGGGSIMDAAKSIAFSYKNSGDLNDYIFGIRQGEEALPIILVPTTSGTGSEGNCFAVLTNSETKDKKSIKKNSMYAKASIIDPELMVTMPKHIIASVGFDALAHNMEAYLSNGRNPLADVQAIYGIELISENLIKVYNDVNDLEAWEKITLASTIGGMTIGTAGTALPHGMEHPVSGLRDVMHGKGLAALTPTIIESSWDSDIERFGNISKVLGGTCAEDCSDAIRNFLKKIDLDIKLSDLGIEKSDIDWLTDNCMKISVANIKRHPKYFNKEQIKEMYHKSL; translated from the coding sequence ATGAATTTTAATTATAATTTGCCAGTAAATATCTTATTTGGGAGAGGCAGAATTAATGATGTGGGAAAAGAAGTATCTAAATATGGCAAAAAAGTATTGATAGTAACAGGTAAAAATAGTACAAAGAAAACTGGATTACTTGATAAAACAATAGATTTACTAAAAGACTCTAAAATAGAATATGAAGTTTTTGATAGAGTAGAACAAAATCCTCTTATAACTACTATATATTCAGGAGTAGAAATTATAAAATCAACTGGATGTGATTGTGTTTTAGGGCTTGGTGGTGGAAGTATTATGGATGCTGCCAAGAGTATAGCTTTTTCTTATAAAAATTCAGGAGATTTAAATGATTATATATTTGGAATTAGACAAGGTGAAGAAGCTTTACCTATAATCTTAGTTCCAACAACATCAGGTACAGGTAGTGAAGGAAATTGTTTTGCAGTACTTACAAATTCAGAAACTAAAGATAAAAAATCTATAAAGAAGAATAGTATGTATGCAAAAGCATCAATAATTGACCCAGAACTTATGGTTACAATGCCAAAACATATAATTGCATCAGTTGGATTTGATGCACTTGCCCATAATATGGAAGCATATCTTTCTAATGGAAGAAACCCTCTTGCAGATGTACAAGCTATTTATGGGATTGAACTTATATCAGAAAACCTAATAAAGGTATATAATGATGTTAATGATTTAGAAGCATGGGAAAAGATAACACTTGCAAGTACTATTGGAGGAATGACGATTGGTACAGCGGGTACAGCCTTGCCACATGGAATGGAGCATCCTGTAAGTGGTCTTAGAGATGTAATGCATGGAAAAGGACTTGCAGCTTTGACTCCTACTATTATAGAAAGTTCATGGGATAGTGATATTGAAAGATTTGGTAATATTTCAAAGGTATTAGGAGGAACTTGTGCAGAAGATTGTTCAGATGCAATTAGAAATTTCCTTAAAAAAATAGATTTAGATATAAAGCTAAGTGATTTAGGTATTGAAAAATCAGATATAGATTGGTTAACTGATAATTGTATGAAAATATCAGTTGCAAATATTAAGAGACATCCAAAGTATTTTAATAAGGAACAAATAAAGGAAATGTACCATAAGTCCTTATAA